The following coding sequences are from one Dermacentor andersoni chromosome 5, qqDerAnde1_hic_scaffold, whole genome shotgun sequence window:
- the LOC126530106 gene encoding uncharacterized protein → MCSDGAVFAAMNSRGNRNATPAEREDYEVILPTLPTGRTVLNTIFLHADIRARPYRVEDFRDTLDRLALLPEVLALGAYQMSHVWAVTFKNAEGVKKALTIGEMKVKGRRCVVVDPANQALCLKLHWLLFNVPDEDVRAALAMFGTVTDVVKEKWRVNGIHEKSTTTRMVSIKLHPGVKVDDLPHQLRVGGELALLIAPGRAPVCLRCHTAGHIRRDCRVPRCARCRRFGHDESSCVKTYASVTGPVGKTDAAELVMDEADAEEAAGTSSQVTQKEIRPADMPSYPQENEQQGDHSLVEKPDVREVPEKTSVGAEHGEPSKDPASQHMESMDVTVQSTGGAVCKRGREATTDEADRQDVVGSVEPPTKTVVTRRASLKPKPNVPPNRKAVLKLST, encoded by the coding sequence ATGTGCTCCGATGGGGCGGTGTTTGCGGCAATGAATAGCCGCGGTAACAGGAATGCGACGCCTGCTGAACGTGAAGATTATGAGGTCATCTTGCCTACATTGCCTACAGGTCGTACAGTTTTGAATACCATATTTTTACATGCCGATATTCGGGCCAGGCCTTATCGAGTTGAAGACTTCAGGGATACGTTGGACCGTCTGGCATTGCTCCCTGAGGTGCTAGCCTTGGGGGCGTACCAGATGAGTCACGTATGGGCCGTCACCTTCAAGAATGCGGAAGGCGTGAAGAAGGCTCTGACCATCGGTGAAATGAAGGTGAAGGGTCGCCGCTGTGTTGTAGTTGACCCGGCGAACCAAGCCCTGTGCCTGAAGTTGCACTGGCTGCTTTTCAATGTTCCCGATGAAGATGTACGTGCTGCACTAGCCATGTTCGGGACGGTAACAGATGTCGTGAAAGAAAAGTGGCGTGTGAATGGCATCCACGAGAAAAGTACGACGacgcggatggtgagcattaagcTCCATCCAGGTGTCAAGGTTGACGACCTCCCACACCAGCTTCGTGTTGGTGGGGAACTGGCGCTGCTAATTGCGCCAGGAAGAGCACCAGTGTGTTTGCGCTGTCACACCGCGGGACATATACGACGCGACTGCCGTGTCCCTCGATGTGCTCGGTGCCGTCGTTTTGGGCATGACGAGAGTTCGTGTGTGAAGACGTACGCAAGTGTAACAGGACCAGTTGGAAAAACTGACGCAGCAGAGCTCGTCATGGATGAAGCCGACGCGGAAGAAGCTGCAGGAACGTCGAGTCAAGTGACACAAAAGGAGATACGACCAGCAGACATGCCCTCCTATCCGCAAGAAAATGAACAGCAAGGAGACCATAGCCTTGTAGAAAAGCCCGACGTGAGGGAAGTGCCTGAAAAGACAAGTGTGGGCGCAGAACACGGTGAACCTTCAAAGGATCCAGCGAGCCAACACATGGAAAGCATGGACGTCACGGTACAATCCACCGGAGGCGCAGTCTGCAAACGGGGACGCGAAGCCACAACGGACGAGGCGGACAGACAAGACGTCGTTGGATCTGTGGAACCACCAACGAAAACGGTGGTGACTCGACGCGCGTCATTGAAACCCAAGCCCAACGTTCCACCAAACAGAAAAGCGGTGTTGAAACTGTCAACGTAG